One genomic window of Paenibacillus xylanilyticus includes the following:
- a CDS encoding helix-turn-helix transcriptional regulator codes for MKLDRLLAIVVLLINRGRVQAKDLADTFEVSIRTIYRDIDTLGQAGIPVVTYQGMSGGIGLAEGYRLDRNVLTDRDLASIVTALRSVSTSHTNVARELLMEKLSSIVPESKNDDFQADTNRFIVDYSMWTHPEALQNKLQIIEQGLDQLRPITFTYCSAEGAQTHRTVDPHTLVLKKHSWYLYAFCHERNEFRMFKLVRMQDVTLAQGSFERKPINLQERPWQQEWATPGNAVAMTIRFHARVRHIAEEWFGIENVIPDGQGYYISQVAFPEDNWLYGFILGFGADAEVLEPLHIRDEIRRIAEQIVQNYAAPPQT; via the coding sequence ATGAAATTGGACCGTTTATTAGCCATCGTTGTACTACTAATCAATCGCGGCCGAGTACAGGCCAAGGATCTGGCAGACACGTTTGAAGTTTCTATCCGTACCATTTATCGTGACATCGATACCCTGGGTCAGGCAGGCATTCCTGTTGTGACTTACCAGGGCATGAGCGGTGGCATCGGTCTTGCGGAAGGTTACCGTCTGGATCGAAATGTATTGACTGACCGCGATCTGGCCTCTATTGTTACCGCACTGCGCAGCGTCTCCACATCTCATACCAATGTAGCACGAGAACTATTGATGGAGAAACTAAGCAGCATTGTGCCGGAATCCAAAAATGATGACTTTCAGGCCGATACAAATCGCTTCATTGTGGATTATTCGATGTGGACCCACCCGGAAGCGCTGCAAAATAAACTGCAGATCATTGAACAGGGACTGGATCAGCTGCGTCCAATCACCTTTACCTATTGCAGCGCCGAAGGGGCCCAAACTCACAGAACCGTCGATCCTCATACCCTTGTTCTTAAAAAGCACTCCTGGTACCTCTATGCGTTCTGTCACGAGCGTAATGAGTTTCGCATGTTCAAACTCGTCCGTATGCAGGACGTGACACTTGCTCAGGGAAGCTTTGAACGCAAACCCATCAACCTGCAGGAAAGGCCCTGGCAGCAGGAGTGGGCGACTCCAGGGAACGCGGTTGCCATGACGATCAGATTCCACGCCCGTGTCCGTCATATCGCCGAAGAGTGGTTTGGCATAGAGAACGTCATCCCCGACGGCCAGGGTTATTATATAAGTCAGGTGGCATTTCCAGAAGATAACTGGCTGTACGGATTCATTCTTGGCTTTGGCGCAGATGCCGAGGTATTAGAGCCTCTTCATATACGCGACGAGATCCGCCGGATTGCAGAACAAATTGTGCAAAATTATGCTGCCCCTCCGCAAACCTGA